In Phreatobacter stygius, a genomic segment contains:
- a CDS encoding ABC transporter permease produces MSVIPEDAKSLNGQPRVPAKRSLAARFFDSDIFHSFTRSWVTMLAAFIALLLIVTALLAPWIAPNDPFNPETLSLLDGSKPPFWAADGEWRFPLGTDQQGRCVFSSVLFGMRVSIVIGFLGVLLAATIGIVLGLIAGYFGGTADSVIMRIADVQLTFPAILTALLIDGTMHALVGGRRSDVLIFWVLVISIGLSFWVQYARTVRGSTLVERNKEYVQAARLIGLSKPTILFRHVLPNVTGPVLVIATINLALAVITEATLSFLGVGLPPTTPSLGTLIQIGNEFLFSGEWWVVIFPGIALAALVLSVNLLGDWLRDALNPRLR; encoded by the coding sequence ATGTCCGTCATTCCTGAAGACGCCAAGTCGCTGAACGGTCAGCCGCGCGTTCCGGCCAAGCGGTCGCTCGCCGCGCGCTTTTTCGATTCCGACATTTTCCACTCGTTCACCCGCTCCTGGGTGACCATGCTGGCAGCCTTTATCGCGTTGCTGCTGATCGTCACCGCGCTGCTGGCGCCCTGGATCGCCCCCAACGACCCGTTCAACCCGGAAACGCTCAGCCTGCTCGACGGCTCCAAGCCGCCATTCTGGGCGGCCGACGGCGAATGGCGGTTTCCGCTGGGCACCGATCAGCAGGGCCGCTGCGTCTTCTCCTCCGTGCTGTTCGGCATGCGGGTGTCGATCGTCATCGGTTTTCTCGGCGTGCTGCTGGCGGCCACCATCGGCATCGTTCTGGGGTTGATCGCCGGCTATTTCGGCGGCACCGCCGACAGCGTCATCATGCGCATCGCCGACGTGCAGCTGACCTTCCCGGCGATCCTCACCGCGCTCCTCATCGACGGCACCATGCACGCCCTGGTCGGCGGCCGGCGCTCCGACGTGCTGATCTTCTGGGTTCTGGTGATCTCCATCGGCCTGTCGTTCTGGGTGCAATATGCCCGCACCGTGCGCGGCTCGACGCTGGTCGAGCGCAACAAGGAATATGTCCAGGCGGCCCGGCTGATCGGCCTGTCGAAACCGACCATCCTGTTCCGCCACGTGCTGCCCAATGTCACCGGGCCGGTCCTGGTCATTGCCACCATCAACCTGGCGCTGGCGGTCATCACCGAGGCGACGCTGTCGTTTCTCGGCGTTGGCCTGCCGCCGACCACGCCGTCGCTCGGCACGCTGATCCAAATCGGCAATGAATTCCTGTTCTCCGGCGAATGGTGGGTGGTGATCTTCCCCGGCATTGCGCTCGCCGCGCTGGTGCTGTCGGTCAATCTGCTCGGCGACTGGCTGAGGGACGCCCTGAACCCGCGGCTGAGGTGA
- a CDS encoding exodeoxyribonuclease VII small subunit has translation MAEKHADVAALPFEKALAELESIVQKLEGGNVPLEDSIAIYERGEALKKRCEALLRDAEARVQKITLAADGTPSGTTPLDPQ, from the coding sequence ATGGCCGAGAAACATGCCGACGTGGCGGCGCTTCCGTTCGAGAAGGCGCTGGCAGAGCTTGAATCCATCGTCCAGAAGCTCGAAGGCGGCAATGTGCCGCTGGAGGATTCGATCGCCATCTATGAGCGTGGCGAAGCCTTGAAGAAGCGCTGCGAGGCGCTGCTGCGCGACGCCGAAGCGCGGGTTCAGAAGATCACTTTGGCCGCCGATGGCACGCCGTCCGGCACCACCCCGCTCGACCCCCAATAG
- a CDS encoding IS481 family transposase has translation MGQVLHGSATTTEAVRRAIQHSQESLRALSKRYGINQKTVAKWKKRTSVTDVPTGPKNPTSTVLTIEEEAVIVAFRKHTLLPLDDCLYALQPTIPTLTRSSLHRCLQRHGISRLPEVEGEKPAKTKFKSYPIGFFHIDIAEVQTAEGKLYLYVAIDRTSKFAVVQIVRKTGRTSASAFLSALIEAVPYKIHTVLTDNGIQFTFPPRYADGPTARYVTHMFGMRCQENGIEHRLTKVKHPWTNGQVERMNRTIKEATVKRYHYDSHRQFEAHLADFVSAYNFGRRLKTLKGLTPYEFICKLWTTEPQRFRLDPLHQMPGLNT, from the coding sequence ATGGGCCAGGTTCTCCACGGGAGCGCCACGACGACTGAGGCGGTCCGTCGAGCGATACAACATAGTCAAGAGAGCCTGAGGGCTCTGTCTAAGCGCTACGGGATTAACCAGAAGACGGTCGCGAAGTGGAAGAAGCGGACCTCGGTGACCGATGTGCCGACCGGGCCGAAGAACCCGACTTCGACAGTGCTGACGATTGAGGAAGAGGCCGTGATCGTCGCCTTCCGGAAGCATACTTTGCTGCCGCTCGACGACTGCCTCTATGCGCTACAGCCGACGATCCCGACGCTGACGCGGTCATCCCTGCACCGCTGCCTGCAGCGTCACGGGATCAGCCGCCTGCCCGAGGTCGAAGGCGAGAAGCCGGCGAAGACGAAGTTCAAATCCTATCCGATCGGCTTCTTCCACATCGATATCGCCGAGGTGCAGACCGCTGAGGGCAAGCTGTACCTCTATGTCGCCATCGATCGCACGAGCAAATTCGCCGTCGTACAGATCGTCAGGAAGACGGGGCGGACCTCCGCGTCAGCCTTCCTCTCGGCCTTGATCGAGGCCGTCCCCTACAAGATCCATACCGTTCTCACCGACAACGGCATCCAGTTCACCTTCCCGCCACGGTATGCCGATGGTCCGACGGCGCGCTACGTGACGCACATGTTCGGCATGCGCTGCCAGGAGAACGGCATCGAGCACCGCCTCACCAAGGTGAAGCACCCTTGGACGAACGGCCAGGTCGAGCGCATGAACCGCACCATCAAAGAAGCCACCGTCAAGCGTTACCACTACGACAGCCACCGGCAGTTCGAAGCGCATCTCGCCGACTTCGTCAGCGCCTACAATTTCGGGCGGAGGCTGAAGACCCTCAAGGGCCTCACACCCTACGAATTCATCTGCAAACTCTGGACAACAGAGCCTCAACGATTCAGGCTCGATCCACTCCATCAAATGCCGGGACTAAACACCTAG
- a CDS encoding SDR family oxidoreductase has translation MQDMNGKVVAVTGASSGIGEAIARRLAAQGARVVLGARRTDRLERLGAEIAAADGGAAFTALDVTSRANMKAFIGFALERFGRLDVLVNNAGLMPLSLIGDLKVDEWDRMIDVNLKGVLHGIAAALPVFTAQGSGHFVNISSIADRRIVSTAAIYSGTKYAVRAISEGLRQEVGPAVRVTLVAPGATRSELANTISDPELRRAAIEDYRRDLLPADAIARAVAYAIAEPGDVDVNEIVVRPTAQIY, from the coding sequence ATGCAGGACATGAACGGAAAAGTCGTGGCCGTGACCGGCGCCTCCAGCGGCATCGGCGAGGCCATTGCCCGGCGGCTCGCCGCCCAGGGTGCCCGCGTGGTGCTGGGTGCCCGTCGCACCGATCGCCTGGAAAGGCTTGGCGCCGAAATCGCCGCCGCCGACGGTGGCGCGGCGTTCACCGCACTCGACGTGACGTCTCGTGCCAACATGAAAGCCTTCATCGGCTTCGCGCTCGAGCGTTTCGGCCGCCTTGATGTGCTGGTCAACAATGCCGGCCTGATGCCGCTGTCGCTGATCGGCGATCTCAAGGTCGACGAATGGGATCGGATGATCGACGTCAATCTGAAGGGCGTGCTGCATGGCATCGCGGCCGCCCTGCCGGTCTTCACCGCCCAGGGTTCCGGCCATTTCGTCAACATCAGCTCGATTGCCGATCGGCGCATCGTGTCGACCGCGGCGATCTATTCCGGCACCAAATATGCGGTCAGGGCTATCTCCGAGGGGCTGCGCCAGGAGGTCGGGCCGGCGGTGCGCGTCACGCTGGTGGCGCCAGGGGCAACCCGGTCCGAGCTCGCCAACACGATCTCGGATCCGGAACTGCGGCGGGCGGCGATCGAGGACTACCGCCGCGACCTCTTGCCCGCCGACGCCATCGCGCGCGCGGTGGCTTATGCCATTGCCGAGCCCGGCGATGTCGACGTCAACGAGATCGTGGTCCGGCCGACCGCCCAGATCTATTGA
- a CDS encoding LysE family translocator: MPDLLSFMLVSIVVIVVPGPDTAVALRNTLFGGRAAGVSTALGIAAGQVVWALAASAGMVAVLVASEPLFLAVKYAGAAYLVWLGIQALREAFRPSPLAPGQGGPRQPPQRRITPSAACRQGLVSDLGNPKMAVFFSSLLPQFVPAGGETFSALLFLGLVFALMTFLWLALYAALVARLGDVLRLPGVRRTVEAVTGVLLVGLGLRIAAEQR; this comes from the coding sequence ATGCCCGATCTTCTGTCCTTCATGCTGGTCTCGATCGTCGTCATTGTCGTGCCCGGGCCGGATACCGCGGTCGCCCTGCGCAACACCCTGTTCGGCGGTCGCGCCGCCGGCGTGTCGACGGCGCTTGGTATTGCCGCCGGCCAGGTGGTCTGGGCGCTGGCCGCCAGCGCCGGCATGGTGGCCGTCCTGGTTGCTTCCGAGCCGCTGTTTCTGGCGGTCAAATATGCCGGTGCCGCCTATCTCGTCTGGCTCGGTATCCAGGCGCTGCGCGAGGCCTTCCGACCGTCGCCGCTTGCGCCCGGACAGGGCGGCCCCCGACAGCCACCGCAGCGCCGGATCACGCCCTCGGCCGCATGCCGGCAAGGCCTGGTCAGTGATCTCGGCAATCCGAAGATGGCGGTCTTCTTCTCCAGCCTGTTGCCGCAATTCGTCCCGGCCGGCGGCGAGACCTTCTCGGCGCTGCTGTTTCTCGGTCTTGTCTTCGCGCTGATGACCTTCCTCTGGCTTGCCCTTTATGCGGCGCTGGTCGCGAGGCTCGGCGACGTCCTGCGTCTTCCGGGGGTCCGCCGCACCGTCGAAGCGGTGACCGGTGTCCTGCTCGTCGGTCTTGGCCTGCGCATCGCGGCCGAACAGCGCTAG
- a CDS encoding carboxymuconolactone decarboxylase family protein produces MSRMSPAEPPYPDDVQARLSRIMPPGVPPLRLFTTLARDPRLFERFMSAGLIDHGNLTLRQREIVIDRVTAISGSEYEWGVHVALFAARAGLSEAQTRATVRSGPDDPVWSDEDRLLIGVVDALHRDCDIDDATWQELKARFADEAILEILMLAGFYRMVSYLTNALRLAPEAFAPRFPA; encoded by the coding sequence ATGTCACGCATGTCGCCCGCCGAGCCGCCCTATCCAGACGATGTCCAGGCGCGGTTGAGCCGGATCATGCCACCGGGCGTGCCACCGCTCCGTCTGTTCACCACGCTGGCGCGCGACCCGCGGCTGTTCGAGCGGTTCATGAGCGCCGGCCTCATCGACCACGGCAACCTGACCCTGCGCCAGCGTGAGATCGTCATCGACCGGGTCACCGCGATCAGCGGCTCGGAATATGAGTGGGGCGTGCATGTCGCCCTGTTCGCCGCGCGCGCCGGGCTGTCGGAGGCCCAGACCCGCGCCACCGTCCGCTCCGGTCCCGACGATCCGGTCTGGAGCGACGAGGACCGCCTGCTGATCGGCGTCGTCGACGCGCTGCACCGGGACTGCGACATCGATGACGCCACCTGGCAGGAGCTCAAGGCGCGTTTTGCCGACGAGGCGATCCTGGAGATCCTGATGCTGGCCGGCTTCTATCGCATGGTGAGCTATCTCACCAATGCGCTACGCCTGGCGCCCGAGGCTTTCGCGCCGCGGTTTCCGGCCTGA
- a CDS encoding winged helix-turn-helix transcriptional regulator yields the protein MVLLDLLGRRMALRLLWELSLAERPMTFRALQAAAETNPSVLNGRLKELRAAGIVDHGDDGYRLSADGAALLTLVLPLHKWADDWAAGREFSSTTGESR from the coding sequence ATGGTCCTGCTCGATCTCCTGGGCCGGCGCATGGCGTTGAGACTGCTCTGGGAGCTGTCGCTGGCCGAACGGCCGATGACCTTTCGGGCGCTGCAGGCCGCGGCCGAGACCAATCCGAGCGTCCTGAACGGACGCCTGAAGGAGCTGCGTGCGGCCGGCATCGTCGATCACGGCGACGACGGTTACCGGCTCAGTGCCGACGGCGCCGCCTTGCTGACCCTGGTCCTGCCCCTGCACAAATGGGCCGACGATTGGGCGGCGGGGCGAGAATTTTCTTCTACCACCGGCGAGAGCCGCTGA
- a CDS encoding ABC transporter substrate-binding protein yields MKLKLALFAGALALALGAASANAQTLRYAFQGNLNTLDPYGINETTTLALQGNVYEGLTKRDRDLKIIPGLAERWEILDNGLTWRFHLRRGVKFHNGEDLTSEDVVFSANRVRADTSDLRSRIDAGIQVVAVDPYTVDFKLKSPNPILHYEWDTWYIMSKKWAEANNAVAPSAPAATTPGYAVLNANGTGPFRITQHQIGVRTLFVKNPAWWGKVEHNLQEVIFTPITSAPTRVAALLSGEVDVIDPVPLQDIPRINASPNARVMEAPELRTIFMQLDQRRDELTGSSVKGKNPFKDVRVRRAFYQAIDIEAIRRQVMRGAAAPTPLLISPLLFERAGEFQRPAVDLAGANRLLDEAGYPRGADNTRFEVTLDCPNDRYVNDGAICQAVVAMLARIGVKINLQAVPRAQFFAKVLASGGYNTSFYLLGWTPGSFDSWNVLQNLVRCRDDTGSGGAGATNLGGYCNPRVDALTDQILVEADIAKRTALIAEAYRIITDEVSHIPLHQQTLAWGVAKNVELAQRADNQFLFHWVTKR; encoded by the coding sequence ATGAAACTGAAGCTTGCGCTTTTCGCCGGCGCTTTGGCCCTTGCGTTGGGGGCCGCCAGTGCGAACGCCCAGACGCTGCGCTATGCGTTCCAAGGCAACCTGAACACGCTCGATCCCTACGGCATCAACGAGACCACCACGCTTGCCCTGCAGGGCAATGTCTATGAGGGCCTCACCAAGCGCGACCGCGACCTGAAGATCATTCCGGGTCTGGCCGAGCGTTGGGAAATTCTCGACAACGGCCTGACCTGGCGCTTCCATTTGCGCCGCGGCGTGAAGTTCCACAACGGCGAGGATCTCACCTCGGAAGACGTGGTGTTCTCGGCCAACCGCGTCCGGGCCGACACGTCGGACCTGCGCTCGCGCATCGATGCCGGCATCCAGGTGGTGGCGGTCGACCCCTATACCGTCGATTTCAAGCTGAAGTCGCCGAACCCGATCCTGCACTACGAGTGGGACACCTGGTACATCATGTCGAAGAAGTGGGCCGAGGCGAACAACGCCGTGGCTCCGAGCGCGCCGGCCGCGACCACGCCCGGCTATGCCGTGCTGAACGCCAATGGCACCGGCCCGTTCAGGATCACCCAGCACCAGATCGGCGTACGCACGCTGTTCGTGAAGAACCCGGCCTGGTGGGGCAAGGTCGAGCATAACCTGCAGGAGGTGATCTTCACGCCGATCACCTCGGCGCCGACCCGTGTGGCGGCGCTGCTCTCCGGCGAGGTCGACGTCATCGATCCCGTGCCGCTGCAGGACATTCCGCGCATCAACGCGAGCCCCAATGCCCGGGTCATGGAAGCCCCGGAACTGCGCACCATCTTCATGCAGCTCGATCAGCGGCGTGACGAGCTCACCGGCTCGTCGGTGAAGGGCAAGAACCCCTTCAAGGATGTGCGCGTGCGCCGCGCCTTCTACCAGGCCATCGATATCGAGGCGATCCGCCGCCAGGTGATGCGTGGCGCCGCGGCGCCGACGCCGCTCTTGATCTCGCCGCTGCTGTTCGAACGCGCCGGCGAGTTCCAGCGTCCAGCCGTCGATCTGGCCGGCGCCAACCGGTTGCTCGACGAAGCCGGCTATCCGCGCGGCGCCGACAATACCCGCTTCGAGGTGACCCTCGATTGCCCGAACGATCGCTATGTCAATGACGGCGCGATCTGTCAGGCCGTGGTGGCGATGCTCGCCCGCATCGGCGTGAAGATCAATCTTCAGGCCGTGCCGCGCGCGCAGTTCTTCGCCAAGGTCCTGGCGTCGGGTGGTTACAACACCTCGTTCTACCTGCTCGGCTGGACCCCCGGCTCGTTCGATTCCTGGAACGTGCTGCAGAACCTGGTCCGCTGCCGCGACGACACCGGTTCGGGCGGCGCAGGCGCCACCAATCTCGGCGGCTATTGCAACCCGCGCGTCGATGCCCTCACCGACCAGATCCTGGTCGAGGCGGACATCGCCAAGCGCACCGCGCTGATCGCCGAGGCCTATCGGATCATCACCGACGAGGTCAGCCACATCCCGCTGCACCAGCAGACGCTGGCCTGGGGTGTCGCCAAGAATGTCGAGCTCGCGCAGCGCGCCGACAACCAGTTCCTGTTCCACTGGGTGACCAAGCGCTGA
- a CDS encoding Atu4866 domain-containing protein yields MTSTSTRFNSMFAASVASLMSAGPELAIAETVPAPAATRSAAPTGQTVVGMWVTANGFIRLELLADGRYDEARGQRRSAYRGRYEVRGPQLHFVDDSGFTASGIISNGVLSVGGDEFRRE; encoded by the coding sequence ATGACCAGCACATCCACCCGATTCAACTCCATGTTCGCGGCGAGCGTCGCCAGCTTGATGTCGGCCGGTCCTGAACTGGCGATCGCTGAGACTGTCCCGGCTCCTGCGGCCACACGCAGCGCGGCGCCCACCGGCCAGACGGTCGTTGGCATGTGGGTGACTGCCAATGGCTTCATCCGCCTCGAGCTCTTGGCCGACGGCCGCTACGACGAGGCGCGCGGCCAGCGCCGCAGCGCCTATCGCGGCCGCTATGAGGTGAGGGGGCCGCAGCTCCATTTCGTCGACGATTCCGGCTTTACCGCGTCAGGCATCATCAGCAATGGCGTGCTGAGCGTCGGCGGCGACGAATTCCGCCGCGAATGA
- a CDS encoding histone deacetylase family protein codes for MTTLVLSHPKCLDHLTPYGHPERPDRLRMITHVLEHERFADLARDEAPLATVEAITRVHPPEFIERIENATPLVDFVHLDADTTLSPGSYEAALRAAGGGVFAVDEVMAGKVSNAFVATRPPGHHAETTTAMGFCLFNNAAIAARHARAVYGVERVAIVDFDVHHGNGTQDIFWSDPSVMYLSTHEMPLYPGTGAARETGAYDQVVNAPLSAGDGGDEFRQAFEQAILPRMRGFSPDLVIISAGFDAHQRDPLANLNLTEADFGWATREIMAIADQTAGGRIVSMLEGGYDLEGLGRSVAAHVMALMRG; via the coding sequence TTGACCACGCTCGTGCTGTCGCATCCCAAATGCCTTGACCACCTCACCCCCTATGGCCATCCCGAGCGTCCCGATCGTCTCAGGATGATCACCCATGTGCTGGAGCACGAGCGGTTCGCCGATCTCGCGCGGGACGAGGCGCCGCTGGCGACCGTCGAGGCGATCACCCGCGTTCATCCGCCCGAATTCATCGAGCGCATCGAAAATGCCACGCCGCTGGTGGATTTTGTTCATCTCGACGCCGACACGACCTTGTCGCCGGGCTCCTACGAGGCGGCGCTGCGCGCCGCCGGCGGCGGCGTCTTCGCGGTTGACGAGGTGATGGCCGGCAAGGTGTCGAACGCTTTCGTCGCGACCCGCCCGCCGGGCCACCACGCCGAGACCACCACGGCCATGGGCTTCTGCCTGTTCAACAATGCCGCCATCGCGGCGCGCCACGCCCGCGCGGTTTACGGCGTCGAGCGGGTCGCCATTGTCGATTTCGACGTCCATCACGGCAATGGTACCCAGGACATTTTCTGGTCCGATCCGAGCGTGATGTATCTGTCGACCCATGAAATGCCGCTCTATCCCGGCACGGGTGCTGCCCGCGAGACCGGCGCCTATGACCAGGTCGTCAACGCGCCGCTGTCGGCCGGCGATGGTGGCGATGAATTCCGCCAGGCTTTCGAGCAGGCGATCTTGCCGCGCATGCGCGGCTTCAGCCCGGATCTGGTGATCATTTCGGCCGGCTTCGACGCCCATCAGCGCGACCCGCTGGCCAATCTCAATCTGACCGAGGCGGATTTCGGCTGGGCGACCAGGGAGATCATGGCGATTGCCGACCAGACCGCCGGCGGCCGCATCGTTTCCATGCTGGAGGGTGGCTATGACCTCGAGGGGCTCGGCCGCTCGGTCGCGGCCCATGTCATGGCGCTGATGCGCGGCTGA
- a CDS encoding DUF1194 domain-containing protein — translation MIRALILAAAVTLAMTASADPQARPGSEEVDLQLVLAVDISYSMDPEEQRLQRDGYLQAIVAPEVMDAIKRGLIGKIAVTYLEWAGAFDQQVVVGWRIIDGPASAQAFAAELQSKPIRRAFRTSISGAINASAALFDTSGLRSQRRVIDVSGDGANNNGPLVEPARDAALSRGITINGLPIMLKRPDARTMDLDNLDAYYHDCVIGGPGAFVIPIKDPDEFVPATRRKLILEVAGLPPQWILPTGATIAPAQSERIDCLIGERMWRERWDRN, via the coding sequence ATGATCCGTGCCCTGATCCTCGCCGCCGCAGTGACCCTGGCCATGACGGCCTCGGCCGATCCCCAGGCACGGCCCGGCAGCGAGGAGGTCGACCTGCAACTGGTGCTGGCGGTCGATATTTCCTATTCGATGGATCCGGAAGAGCAACGCCTGCAGCGCGACGGCTACCTCCAGGCGATCGTCGCGCCGGAGGTCATGGATGCGATCAAGCGCGGCTTGATCGGCAAGATCGCCGTCACCTATCTGGAATGGGCCGGCGCTTTCGACCAGCAGGTGGTGGTCGGCTGGCGGATCATCGACGGTCCGGCAAGTGCTCAGGCTTTCGCTGCCGAACTGCAGTCCAAGCCGATCCGGCGCGCCTTCCGCACCTCCATTTCCGGCGCGATCAATGCGAGCGCGGCGCTGTTCGACACCTCGGGCCTGCGCTCGCAGCGGCGGGTCATCGACGTCTCCGGCGACGGCGCCAACAACAATGGCCCGCTGGTCGAGCCGGCGCGCGATGCGGCGCTGTCGCGCGGCATCACCATCAACGGCCTGCCGATCATGCTGAAGCGGCCGGACGCGCGCACCATGGATCTGGACAATCTCGACGCCTATTACCACGACTGCGTCATCGGCGGTCCCGGTGCCTTCGTCATCCCGATCAAGGATCCGGACGAATTCGTTCCGGCCACCCGGCGCAAGCTGATCCTGGAGGTCGCCGGCCTGCCGCCGCAATGGATCCTGCCAACCGGCGCGACGATCGCGCCGGCGCAAAGCGAGCGGATCGATTGCCTGATCGGCGAACGCATGTGGCGCGAGCGCTGGGATCGCAACTAG
- a CDS encoding LysR family transcriptional regulator, with protein MSFDGRLLSGIGVLAAVVEAGSFVRAADTLGLTQSGVSRAIARLEQRIGIRLLHRTARAVSLTDEGRRFYDEVAPLLQGIESAATIAAGAGAEVRGRLRVNVDPPFGHYLLTPRLPEFLTRYPELSVDLFVRDHLGDFVGEGFDIAIRFGEPEPSGLTCRLLMRAKVLTCAAPDYVARNGKPEHPRELVDHDCLLIRDPTTGRPFGWELRRGEDIVPVAVRGRLMVNDSESLIASCLGGQGIAQPLDFMVRDKLADGRLVQLLPDWSDETFPAYLFHRAQGLPTAKLRAFIDFVTRIV; from the coding sequence ATGAGCTTTGATGGACGGCTGCTCAGCGGCATTGGCGTCCTGGCGGCGGTGGTCGAAGCCGGCAGCTTCGTGCGCGCCGCCGACACGCTCGGCCTCACCCAGTCAGGCGTCAGCCGGGCCATCGCCCGGCTCGAGCAGCGCATCGGCATCCGCCTGCTGCACCGCACCGCCCGCGCGGTCTCGCTGACCGACGAAGGCCGCCGCTTCTATGACGAGGTTGCGCCACTGCTGCAGGGCATCGAGAGCGCCGCGACGATCGCGGCAGGTGCCGGGGCGGAGGTGCGCGGCCGGCTGCGCGTCAATGTCGACCCGCCGTTCGGGCACTACCTGCTGACACCTCGGCTGCCGGAATTCCTCACCCGCTATCCCGAACTCTCGGTCGACCTGTTCGTGCGCGATCATCTTGGCGACTTCGTCGGCGAAGGCTTCGATATCGCGATCCGTTTCGGCGAGCCGGAGCCGTCGGGCCTCACCTGCCGCCTGTTGATGCGAGCCAAGGTCCTGACCTGTGCCGCACCTGACTACGTCGCACGCAATGGCAAGCCGGAGCACCCGCGCGAGCTCGTCGACCATGACTGCCTGCTGATCCGCGATCCGACCACCGGCCGGCCGTTCGGCTGGGAATTGCGCCGGGGCGAGGATATCGTTCCGGTGGCGGTGCGCGGACGCCTGATGGTCAATGACAGCGAGAGCCTGATCGCCTCCTGCCTCGGCGGCCAGGGCATCGCCCAGCCGCTCGACTTCATGGTGCGGGACAAGCTGGCCGACGGGCGTCTGGTGCAGCTGCTGCCCGACTGGTCCGACGAGACCTTTCCAGCCTACCTGTTCCACCGCGCGCAGGGGCTGCCGACCGCCAAATTGCGCGCTTTCATCGATTTCGTGACGCGGATCGTCTGA
- a CDS encoding ABC transporter permease, producing MLAFILRRLAQAVVVLLTVSLIAFSLFRFVGDPVNQMVGQDTTVEQRAEIRRQLGLDDPIPVQFVRFVWNAAKFDFGTSYQNKQKVSKLIGERFPATMELALVSALFALFAGIPMGVYSGLRPHSWLSKLFQTVSLIGISLPTFLIGILLIFIFPVTLGVLKSFGRQGVVDLGWWTTGFLTVQGWSSLVLPAITLGLFQMTLIMRLVRSEMMEVLRTDYIKFARARGLTNRAVNFGHALKNTLIPVITITGLQIGSIIAFAIITETVFQWPGMGLMFLQAVQNVDIPIMSAYLLLVATLFVLINLIVDLLYVAVDPRIRIAGRAS from the coding sequence ATGCTCGCCTTCATCCTGCGCCGGCTCGCACAGGCCGTCGTCGTCCTGCTGACCGTTTCGCTGATCGCCTTCTCGCTGTTCCGTTTCGTCGGCGATCCCGTCAACCAGATGGTCGGCCAGGATACGACGGTCGAGCAGCGCGCCGAGATTCGCCGCCAGCTCGGGCTCGACGATCCGATACCGGTGCAATTCGTCCGCTTCGTCTGGAACGCCGCAAAATTCGACTTCGGCACCAGCTACCAGAACAAGCAGAAGGTCTCCAAGCTGATCGGCGAGCGGTTCCCCGCGACCATGGAATTGGCGCTGGTCTCGGCCCTGTTCGCCCTGTTCGCCGGCATTCCCATGGGTGTCTATTCGGGCTTGAGGCCGCATTCCTGGCTGTCGAAACTGTTTCAGACCGTGTCGCTGATCGGCATTTCCTTGCCGACCTTCCTGATCGGCATCCTGCTCATCTTCATCTTCCCGGTGACGCTTGGCGTGCTGAAATCCTTCGGCCGCCAGGGGGTCGTCGATCTCGGCTGGTGGACCACCGGCTTCCTGACCGTCCAGGGCTGGAGCTCGCTGGTGCTGCCGGCGATCACGCTCGGCCTGTTCCAGATGACGCTGATCATGCGCCTGGTGCGCTCCGAGATGATGGAAGTGCTGCGCACCGACTATATCAAGTTCGCCCGCGCCCGCGGCCTGACCAACCGGGCGGTGAATTTCGGCCACGCGCTGAAGAACACGCTGATCCCGGTCATCACCATTACCGGCCTGCAGATCGGTTCGATCATCGCCTTCGCCATCATCACCGAGACGGTGTTCCAATGGCCGGGCATGGGGCTGATGTTCCTGCAGGCCGTGCAGAACGTCGATATCCCCATCATGTCGGCCTATCTCCTGCTGGTCGCGACCCTGTTCGTGCTGATCAACCTGATCGTCGATCTCCTTTATGTCGCCGTCGATCCGCGTATCCGGATCGCCGGGCGGGCGTCGTGA